In Alkalihalobacillus sp. FSL W8-0930, a single window of DNA contains:
- a CDS encoding DUF2905 domain-containing protein — protein sequence MNEAPKFLIIAGIILVVVGVLWYIGGKFLPIGKLPGDIVIKRENMTFYFPLMTSIIVSVVLSLLLFLFRR from the coding sequence ATGAATGAGGCTCCTAAGTTCCTGATTATAGCAGGAATCATTTTAGTTGTTGTTGGGGTGCTTTGGTATATAGGAGGTAAGTTCTTGCCTATTGGAAAGCTGCCTGGTGATATTGTGATCAAACGTGAGAATATGACATTCTATTTTCCATTAATGACCTCTATCATCGTGAGTGTTGTTCTTAGTTTACTGCTCTTTCTCTTTAGACGGTAA
- a CDS encoding DEAD/DEAH box helicase has protein sequence MYNFLENLEASLHKGFVNQNHKKATTYHPQLLVNHSSVSRSVLDTLINELETSQSFIFSVAFITESGLATLKSVLLDLKEKGVKGRILTSTYLTFNQPKIFRELMKIENVEVRLTSLKGFHAKGYIFEKESHYSLIVGSSNLTAHALKVNYEWNVKLTSHEDGEIIHHFKDQFEHVWSVSETLTKTWIEAYEKHYALEKQRQEIEQVIEMPVPYLNTIEEAVRIEPNKMQEAALAEIQALRDAGKQTGLVISATGTGKTFLSAFDVRKFAPKRMLFIVHREQILHKAKEDYKRVLGGMDEEFGVLSGTSKDIEKKYLFATIQTISKPTILNHFNPDTFDYVLIDEVHKAGASSYARVMEYFKPSFLMGMTATPERSDDYNIYSLFDYNVAYEIRLQEALEEEMLCPFHYFGVTELEVNGLVIDDSTAINQLVTEERVKHVIDKINYYGYSGKRVHGLMFCSRKEEAHSLSNALNTYGYRTAALTGEHSQSEREQRVKELEAGELDYILTVDIFNEGIDIPCVNQVVMLRQTESSIIFIQQLGRGLRKHRSKEYVTIIDFIGNYKTNYLIPIALSGDQSLNKDTIRRKTKDTSYIRGASTINFEAIAKSRIFQAIDSTKLSTMKVLKEAYIELKNRLGRVPYLKDFLEHHSVDPEVLVGKGNYYEFLVKTREEVPLLSSYEKQVLTMLSQEILNGKRLHEVILFEMLLEKEYVSHSELKEALAKNQLRTDDNTLHSLKRHVDLTFHAQVYRKKYGEEPIVISSTEGNSFSNKVSNCLSTNAYFYRMVTDVLRSARIKNQRYSNHLPLTLYEKYSRKDACKLLNWENDESSTIYGYKTKHQTCPIFVTYHKQEDLDKSISYHEEFLNQEVLRWSTRSKRTTASKEVIEIMNADEENIDLHLFVKKDNDEGTDFYYLGKARYEKESAVNTKMPGKDGQLLDVVHMDLVLEHKVDDKLYSYLVEGTSNG, from the coding sequence ATGTACAACTTCCTTGAGAACTTAGAAGCTTCTTTGCATAAAGGGTTTGTGAATCAGAATCATAAAAAAGCGACAACGTATCATCCTCAATTATTAGTTAATCATTCGAGTGTGAGCAGAAGTGTACTTGATACGTTAATCAACGAGCTCGAAACAAGTCAATCGTTTATATTTTCAGTAGCCTTTATTACCGAGAGTGGTCTTGCCACATTAAAGTCTGTTTTGTTGGACCTTAAAGAAAAAGGGGTAAAAGGCCGTATCTTAACATCAACGTATTTGACATTTAATCAGCCAAAGATTTTCAGGGAACTTATGAAAATTGAAAATGTAGAAGTGAGATTGACGAGTCTGAAAGGATTTCATGCAAAAGGATATATTTTTGAAAAAGAGTCTCACTATTCCTTAATTGTCGGGAGCTCTAACCTAACCGCCCATGCATTAAAAGTTAACTATGAATGGAATGTTAAACTTACGTCCCATGAAGATGGAGAAATTATTCATCATTTTAAAGATCAATTTGAACACGTATGGAGCGTTTCAGAGACATTAACCAAAACATGGATAGAAGCGTATGAAAAACATTATGCCCTAGAAAAACAACGTCAAGAAATTGAACAAGTAATAGAAATGCCAGTTCCCTATTTGAATACAATAGAAGAAGCTGTTCGAATTGAACCTAACAAAATGCAAGAAGCAGCCTTAGCGGAAATTCAAGCTCTTCGAGATGCAGGAAAACAGACGGGCCTTGTTATTTCCGCTACAGGAACGGGAAAAACTTTTCTCTCAGCTTTTGATGTGAGGAAATTTGCACCTAAGAGAATGCTATTTATCGTACATCGCGAACAGATCCTGCACAAAGCGAAAGAAGATTATAAACGAGTACTTGGTGGAATGGATGAAGAATTTGGTGTCTTGAGTGGAACCTCTAAAGATATAGAAAAGAAATATCTATTTGCCACAATCCAAACGATTTCAAAGCCTACTATCTTAAATCATTTTAATCCGGATACATTCGATTACGTATTAATAGATGAAGTACATAAAGCTGGAGCTTCTTCATATGCAAGGGTGATGGAGTATTTTAAGCCTTCTTTTTTAATGGGGATGACAGCTACTCCTGAGCGAAGTGATGATTATAACATCTATTCACTGTTTGATTATAATGTGGCGTACGAGATACGTCTTCAAGAGGCATTAGAAGAAGAGATGCTTTGTCCGTTTCATTACTTTGGAGTTACTGAGCTTGAGGTTAATGGTTTAGTCATTGATGACTCAACAGCGATTAATCAATTGGTAACCGAAGAGCGTGTGAAACATGTTATTGATAAAATAAATTATTATGGATATTCCGGGAAGCGCGTTCATGGTCTCATGTTCTGCAGTCGTAAAGAGGAAGCGCATTCTTTGTCCAATGCCTTAAATACATATGGGTACCGAACGGCTGCACTGACTGGTGAGCATTCTCAAAGTGAACGTGAACAAAGAGTAAAAGAACTTGAAGCAGGTGAACTGGATTACATTCTTACAGTGGATATTTTTAATGAGGGAATCGATATCCCCTGTGTCAATCAAGTCGTCATGCTGAGACAAACGGAGTCTAGCATCATTTTCATTCAACAACTGGGAAGAGGATTGAGAAAGCATCGTTCAAAAGAGTATGTGACCATAATTGATTTTATAGGTAATTACAAAACCAATTATCTTATACCCATTGCATTATCTGGAGATCAGTCCTTAAATAAAGATACAATTAGAAGAAAAACAAAAGATACAAGCTATATTAGAGGCGCATCTACAATTAATTTTGAGGCGATAGCCAAAAGCAGAATCTTTCAAGCGATTGATTCAACTAAATTATCCACTATGAAGGTGCTAAAGGAAGCATACATCGAGTTGAAGAACAGGTTAGGAAGAGTGCCATATCTTAAAGACTTTCTTGAGCATCATTCGGTAGATCCAGAGGTTTTAGTTGGTAAAGGTAACTATTATGAATTTCTTGTGAAGACGCGGGAAGAAGTACCCTTATTATCTAGTTATGAAAAGCAAGTTTTAACAATGCTTTCACAAGAAATCTTAAACGGAAAAAGGCTACACGAAGTCATTTTATTTGAGATGCTTTTAGAAAAAGAATATGTGTCTCACTCTGAACTTAAAGAAGCTCTGGCAAAAAATCAATTACGAACAGATGATAACACTTTACATTCTTTAAAAAGACATGTCGACTTGACGTTTCATGCTCAAGTGTACCGTAAAAAGTACGGGGAAGAACCGATTGTTATCTCATCAACGGAGGGCAATTCCTTTAGTAATAAGGTAAGCAATTGTTTATCGACAAATGCTTATTTTTATCGAATGGTAACCGATGTTCTGAGAAGCGCTAGAATAAAAAATCAAAGATATTCAAATCATTTACCACTAACACTATACGAGAAATATTCACGAAAGGATGCTTGTAAGCTATTAAACTGGGAAAACGATGAAAGTTCAACCATTTATGGCTATAAGACTAAACACCAGACTTGTCCGATCTTTGTGACATATCACAAACAAGAAGATCTTGATAAAAGTATTAGCTATCATGAAGAATTTTTAAATCAAGAAGTTTTAAGATGGAGTACAAGAAGTAAGCGTACAACGGCTTCAAAAGAAGTAATAGAGATTATGAATGCCGATGAAGAAAACATAGATTTGCATTTATTTGTTAAAAAAGATAACGATGAAGGAACAGACTTTTACTACTTAGGCAAGGCACGTTACGAAAAAGAAAGCGCCGTAAATACTAAAATGCCTGGCAAGGATGGTCAATTGCTTGACGTGGTTCATATGGATTTAGTCCTTGAACATAAAGTTGATGACAAACTCTATTCTTATTTAGTAGAAGGGACGTCAAACGGATGA
- the ruvA gene encoding Holliday junction branch migration protein RuvA, translating into MIDYVKGTLEAIDTQYVVIDHHGLGYQLYCPNPYIYQHELHKMIQIFTHHYVREDQIRLFGFPTRKDRALFEKLLNVSGIGPKGALAICASGQPEHVVAAIEEEDEALLTRFPGVGKKTARQIILDLKGKLIDFTDDMPSKEPNLFTPYTEPKTDALDEAFEALKALGYVDRELKKIRPKLEEETLEIDEYIKKALQLLLKR; encoded by the coding sequence TTGATTGATTACGTAAAAGGAACGCTTGAAGCAATTGACACGCAGTATGTGGTCATTGATCATCATGGGCTTGGCTATCAGTTATATTGTCCTAACCCATATATATATCAACATGAGCTACATAAGATGATTCAAATCTTTACACATCATTATGTGAGAGAAGACCAGATTCGTCTATTCGGCTTCCCTACTCGCAAGGATCGTGCGCTTTTCGAGAAGCTTCTAAACGTCTCGGGAATCGGACCAAAAGGTGCACTAGCCATTTGTGCATCAGGCCAGCCGGAACACGTTGTAGCGGCAATTGAGGAAGAGGATGAAGCATTACTCACCCGCTTCCCTGGTGTAGGTAAAAAGACGGCCAGACAAATTATATTAGACTTAAAAGGCAAGCTGATTGATTTTACCGATGACATGCCTTCCAAAGAGCCAAATTTATTCACACCATATACCGAGCCGAAAACAGATGCATTAGATGAAGCATTTGAGGCTCTTAAAGCACTCGGCTATGTAGATAGAGAATTAAAGAAAATTCGACCTAAGCTAGAAGAGGAAACGTTAGAAATTGATGAGTATATTAAAAAGGCGCTTCAACTTCTGCTTAAACGTTAA
- a CDS encoding GNAT family N-acetyltransferase, translating to MKPLTYTKGQFLITTDKDKLDINAIYQFLSNKSYWWPDDTPKELITEAIQHSILCYGVYVKEEGEEGLKLVGFARVISDFVRFSWLCDVFILPEFRGNGLSKWLLSVIVEHPKLSGTRFNLGTNDAHGLYEQFGFQSLQKPENRMEREMDWEKIKVGDEN from the coding sequence ATGAAGCCTCTAACCTACACAAAAGGTCAATTTCTTATCACCACAGATAAAGACAAATTAGATATCAACGCTATTTATCAATTTCTATCAAATAAATCCTATTGGTGGCCAGATGATACCCCGAAGGAACTCATTACCGAGGCCATTCAGCACTCCATTCTTTGTTATGGTGTTTATGTAAAAGAGGAGGGTGAAGAGGGTCTTAAACTAGTTGGCTTCGCCCGAGTCATTTCAGATTTTGTTCGGTTTTCTTGGCTATGTGATGTCTTTATTCTTCCTGAATTTCGCGGAAATGGCTTAAGTAAGTGGTTACTTAGTGTGATTGTTGAGCACCCGAAGCTTAGTGGAACTCGCTTTAACCTAGGAACAAACGATGCTCATGGTTTGTATGAACAGTTTGGATTTCAGTCTTTACAAAAGCCTGAGAACAGAATGGAACGTGAGATGGATTGGGAGAAGATAAAGGTAGGGGACGAGAATTAG
- a CDS encoding modification methylase CeqI, with the protein MRTAISAAMVGAKCAEWYRFMIAREIDQSIAIKEEITMMLSDMEQSDKVLAYYSLLEFRHQLLLQESKSESHSHSSVGTLQQSDPFLEFLYYFMNGQNEFYCNRFKSAIRLYVKAEALLEHVTDDYERAEFYQRIGEGYYRINQYTFAVSYIEMALAIFIKDESYKEKVLYAELVLAAIDTEIVRYNEAEARYQRIVKDSFDFPYAHSLILRGLGINRLRQNLQNEAKDYMESALAISDHEDSIIGIKTKADLAFIKLRLKEKGAERLLLEAEQLAFEQGNIEYQARCLVCRHLHVTPDEEAVSKGVQMLIHEELYFDASEVCEEISCFYEKRGNLELALNYMKIARDMNVLQYTLGSD; encoded by the coding sequence TTGAGAACGGCAATATCGGCGGCTATGGTTGGAGCAAAGTGCGCAGAATGGTATCGCTTCATGATTGCTAGAGAGATAGATCAATCCATTGCGATAAAAGAAGAAATTACAATGATGCTATCAGACATGGAACAAAGTGATAAAGTCTTGGCCTACTACTCATTGCTGGAATTCAGACATCAACTGCTACTTCAAGAGTCAAAGAGTGAATCACACTCACATTCTTCTGTCGGAACCCTACAACAATCCGATCCCTTCTTAGAGTTTTTGTATTATTTTATGAATGGCCAAAACGAATTCTACTGTAATCGTTTTAAATCAGCGATCCGATTGTACGTTAAGGCTGAGGCTTTGCTTGAGCACGTGACGGATGATTATGAACGAGCTGAGTTTTATCAACGGATTGGTGAAGGATATTATCGTATTAATCAATACACATTTGCGGTTTCCTATATAGAGATGGCATTGGCGATATTTATAAAAGACGAATCATATAAAGAAAAAGTTCTATACGCTGAGCTAGTATTAGCAGCGATTGATACGGAAATTGTTCGATATAATGAAGCCGAGGCAAGATATCAACGCATTGTGAAAGATTCTTTTGATTTTCCTTATGCGCATTCGCTTATTTTAAGAGGTCTTGGAATTAATCGGTTACGGCAAAACCTCCAAAACGAAGCAAAGGATTATATGGAAAGTGCGCTTGCTATTTCAGACCATGAAGATTCAATTATAGGTATAAAAACAAAGGCTGATTTGGCGTTTATTAAGTTACGTTTAAAAGAAAAAGGTGCGGAAAGATTACTTTTGGAAGCTGAGCAATTAGCATTTGAACAAGGAAACATTGAGTATCAGGCAAGGTGTTTGGTTTGTCGTCATCTTCATGTCACTCCTGATGAGGAAGCTGTAAGTAAAGGTGTTCAAATGCTAATTCATGAAGAATTATATTTTGATGCTTCAGAGGTTTGTGAAGAGATCTCCTGTTTTTATGAAAAAAGAGGAAATCTTGAATTGGCGTTGAATTATATGAAAATAGCTAGAGATATGAATGTTCTTCAATATACATTAGGGAGTGATTAA
- the ruvB gene encoding Holliday junction branch migration DNA helicase RuvB, with product MEERLVSAESQPLEDSIEGGIRPLSFSQYIGQEKVKRNLEVYIQAAKMREESLDHVLLHGPPGLGKTTLSAIIASEMGVQMRTTSGPAIERPGDLAAILTALEPGDVLFIDEIHRLNRSVEEVLYPAMEDFCLDIVIGQGPTARSVRLDLPPFTLVGATTRAGMISAPLRDRFGVVERLEYYNENELADIIRRTADIFVTELEEGAAEELARRARGTPRIANRLLKRVRDFAQVDGEGVITYDLATGALERLQVDKLGLDHIDDKLLRGMIEKFRGGPVGLDTIAATIGEESDTIEDLYEPYLLQIGFIQRTPRGRVVTHSCYEHFKLEVPGE from the coding sequence ATGGAAGAACGCTTAGTTTCAGCTGAAAGCCAACCGCTGGAGGATTCAATTGAGGGCGGGATCCGGCCCCTAAGCTTTAGTCAATATATTGGCCAGGAAAAGGTCAAACGTAATCTTGAAGTCTATATTCAGGCGGCTAAGATGCGTGAAGAAAGTTTGGACCATGTATTGTTACACGGCCCACCTGGACTAGGTAAAACAACGCTGTCGGCTATTATTGCCTCGGAAATGGGCGTGCAAATGCGAACAACCTCCGGACCTGCCATAGAAAGACCTGGAGACTTAGCAGCAATTCTTACGGCTCTTGAACCGGGCGATGTGCTGTTCATTGATGAGATTCATCGATTAAATCGTTCTGTAGAAGAAGTGTTGTATCCAGCGATGGAAGATTTTTGTTTAGATATCGTGATTGGACAAGGACCAACGGCAAGGTCTGTCCGTCTGGATCTTCCTCCATTTACATTAGTTGGTGCAACCACTCGGGCAGGAATGATTTCTGCGCCGCTTCGTGATCGGTTCGGCGTTGTTGAACGATTAGAATACTATAATGAAAACGAGCTAGCAGACATCATTCGTCGTACAGCAGATATTTTTGTGACGGAGCTAGAAGAAGGTGCAGCAGAAGAACTGGCACGCCGGGCAAGAGGCACACCAAGAATCGCCAACCGTTTGCTAAAAAGAGTACGTGACTTTGCGCAGGTGGATGGCGAAGGAGTTATTACGTACGATTTGGCGACGGGTGCTCTTGAACGACTCCAAGTAGATAAGCTGGGCCTCGATCACATTGATGATAAATTGCTTCGAGGAATGATCGAAAAGTTCAGAGGCGGTCCAGTAGGGCTCGATACGATTGCTGCAACGATTGGAGAAGAGTCAGATACAATTGAAGATCTTTACGAACCGTATCTACTACAAATTGGGTTTATCCAGCGAACACCTAGAGGACGGGTTGTCACTCATTCGTGTTATGAGCATTTTAAACTTGAGGTGCCAGGTGAATGA
- a CDS encoding (deoxy)nucleoside triphosphate pyrophosphohydrolase, whose protein sequence is MKKNIYVVGAVIVKEQLILCAQRGDSKALPYMWEFPGGKIEEGETPEEALAREIKEEMKCDIKINDKIETTVYEYDFGVVHLTTFYCELVKGTPVLTEHNEIRWLPASRLHDLDWAPADIPAIDKITKQMS, encoded by the coding sequence ATGAAGAAAAACATTTATGTTGTTGGAGCGGTCATTGTAAAAGAACAGCTTATTTTATGTGCACAGCGTGGAGACTCAAAAGCACTACCTTATATGTGGGAGTTTCCTGGAGGGAAAATAGAAGAGGGAGAAACTCCAGAAGAAGCGCTAGCGAGAGAAATTAAAGAAGAAATGAAGTGTGACATTAAAATAAACGATAAGATTGAAACGACTGTTTATGAATATGATTTTGGCGTAGTTCATTTAACGACCTTTTACTGCGAATTAGTAAAGGGAACTCCTGTGTTAACCGAACATAACGAAATCCGGTGGTTACCTGCTTCAAGACTGCATGATTTAGACTGGGCACCAGCAGACATTCCTGCAATTGATAAGATAACAAAACAAATGTCATGA
- a CDS encoding NAD-dependent epimerase/dehydratase family protein — protein sequence MNKVLVMGGTEFISKALVVDLIKSGYSVDFVTRGHKKVDFHGFNKHLIADRKDKRALRNIFKDNVYNYIFDVSGYTKEDVENVVESVDQSCLKRYTFISSGAVYLSSETLLIETNDRGFNPNWKDYGYNKKKAEDYLSELYNKTGFPCVIFRPSYVYGEGNNLKRETFLFSRADRSIPIVIPLSGAAFVQFIHIHDVIKVLLATMDDVQVNGEAYNLTHPEEVDWLTLVKTVKQVVNKDFNVKGITKETMDHLNITLGSFFPFRDLTYLLDICKLSESGLPVPSISLEKGLARTYKWYLEQNHLIDTVFKKEYDKVIAASKTIDDE from the coding sequence ATGAACAAAGTTTTAGTAATGGGTGGAACGGAATTCATAAGTAAAGCATTAGTCGTTGATTTAATAAAAAGTGGGTACAGTGTAGATTTTGTAACGAGAGGTCATAAGAAGGTAGATTTTCATGGTTTTAATAAACACCTTATTGCGGATCGAAAAGATAAACGTGCTCTAAGAAATATTTTTAAAGATAATGTATACAATTACATTTTTGATGTTTCAGGTTACACAAAAGAAGATGTAGAAAACGTAGTAGAAAGTGTTGATCAGAGTTGTCTGAAACGATACACCTTTATAAGTTCAGGAGCAGTCTATCTTTCATCAGAAACGTTACTAATAGAGACGAATGATCGAGGGTTTAATCCAAATTGGAAGGATTATGGTTACAATAAGAAAAAAGCTGAGGATTATCTATCAGAATTATACAATAAAACAGGCTTTCCTTGTGTGATCTTTAGACCTTCCTACGTATATGGAGAAGGCAATAATTTAAAAAGAGAAACTTTCTTATTTAGCAGAGCAGATCGATCAATTCCAATAGTTATCCCTTTGTCCGGAGCTGCGTTTGTACAATTTATACATATCCATGATGTAATAAAGGTTTTGTTAGCAACAATGGACGATGTGCAAGTGAACGGAGAAGCTTATAATTTAACTCATCCTGAAGAAGTTGATTGGCTAACGCTTGTGAAGACAGTTAAACAAGTAGTTAACAAGGATTTTAATGTAAAGGGAATCACAAAAGAGACAATGGATCATTTAAATATAACTTTAGGTTCGTTTTTTCCATTTAGAGACCTTACTTATTTACTTGATATTTGTAAATTGAGTGAGTCAGGCTTGCCGGTGCCATCCATTTCATTAGAAAAGGGACTTGCAAGGACCTACAAGTGGTATTTAGAGCAAAATCATTTAATTGACACTGTTTTTAAAAAGGAATACGACAAAGTAATCGCTGCTTCAAAAACAATAGATGATGAATAA
- a CDS encoding NUDIX hydrolase — protein MLFIFTSAAFIYNDDGHILLKKDPKRGWELPGGHVNNNESLKRAAIREVKEETGFNVEIHSFCGMSHEQSKAVCNYFWKGIVISGEPTLNSESLDIRFFSYTEALSVITNSDFREELIYCVEVPGFLLTLN, from the coding sequence ATGTTATTTATTTTCACTTCAGCGGCATTTATTTATAACGATGATGGACACATTCTACTTAAGAAAGATCCTAAACGAGGATGGGAACTTCCTGGTGGGCACGTTAATAATAATGAAAGCCTTAAAAGGGCTGCTATAAGGGAAGTTAAAGAAGAAACAGGCTTTAATGTTGAAATTCATTCTTTCTGTGGAATGTCCCATGAACAATCGAAAGCTGTTTGTAATTATTTTTGGAAAGGAATTGTGATTAGTGGAGAACCAACTTTAAACTCTGAAAGCTTAGATATTCGTTTTTTCAGTTACACCGAAGCTCTTTCAGTTATTACTAACTCAGATTTCAGAGAAGAGTTGATTTATTGTGTTGAGGTCCCCGGGTTTTTACTTACATTAAACTAA
- a CDS encoding DJ-1/PfpI family protein, translating to MKTFEVGILLFNGVDALDFVGPYEVFNMTTFHEKDLKKLLTSHLEHKPFNVSSVSLDGEKIVANHGLEISPQYSFKTAPTFDILIIPGGTLKTIQTVVNNNEILEWIKSNQQALIGSVCTGAIVLAEAELLNTKKATTNRAAFKLMERSYPEISLVKDAKYVDAGSIITSAGVSSGINMALYLVERLFDVETATRTRETIEFD from the coding sequence ATGAAAACGTTTGAGGTAGGTATTTTACTTTTTAATGGTGTAGATGCATTGGATTTTGTTGGACCGTATGAGGTTTTTAACATGACGACATTCCATGAAAAAGACTTGAAGAAGCTCTTAACTAGTCATCTCGAACATAAACCGTTTAATGTAAGTAGTGTTTCGCTTGATGGAGAGAAAATTGTAGCGAATCATGGATTAGAAATATCTCCTCAATATAGTTTTAAAACAGCACCGACGTTCGATATTCTTATTATTCCTGGAGGGACTTTAAAGACTATACAAACGGTTGTGAATAATAACGAAATCCTAGAGTGGATCAAATCAAATCAACAAGCTTTAATTGGCTCAGTATGTACAGGAGCGATTGTATTAGCTGAGGCAGAGTTATTGAATACGAAAAAAGCAACAACAAATCGTGCCGCGTTTAAACTTATGGAGAGATCCTACCCTGAAATTTCGCTAGTGAAGGATGCTAAGTATGTAGACGCAGGCTCAATTATTACTTCCGCTGGGGTTTCTTCTGGAATAAATATGGCATTATATCTTGTTGAGAGGCTGTTTGATGTAGAAACAGCCACTAGGACAAGAGAAACTATTGAGTTTGATTAA
- a CDS encoding metallophosphoesterase produces MNTTLGLIIFIIVYAAINFYIGYNGWKWAKSTLGFKWFKTYCVILAFLSSAYMLAMVFTSRILELIGGYWLIIFGYLCVLLPVINLVYFLSKKNTGLKKWSGVVTLAFLTFVMIYGSFNAWNPTVRNYTIELNNPTKAMQGEEVKLLIAADLHLGEVIGVRHLERFVQLVQEEQPDLILLAGDIIENSFSPYMANNLTETMKQLEAPLGVYVSPGNHDYYGGDLFLLRDEFKDIGFHFLMDEAVTVNDELTIIGRKDETDENRESISSLMEAVDDSLPVIMIDHQPKEISEAHESGVDLIVSGHTHRGQVFPANLITSMIYENDWGYLQRDQLHSFTTSGFGFWGPAIRIGSRSEVMSVTFQY; encoded by the coding sequence ATGAATACTACATTAGGACTTATCATCTTCATAATTGTGTATGCAGCAATCAACTTTTATATCGGATACAATGGTTGGAAATGGGCCAAATCAACGCTAGGCTTTAAATGGTTTAAAACCTATTGCGTGATACTTGCCTTTTTATCTTCTGCTTATATGCTGGCAATGGTTTTCACCTCAAGAATTTTAGAATTGATAGGTGGCTATTGGCTTATCATCTTTGGATACTTGTGTGTTCTGCTTCCAGTCATTAATCTCGTATATTTTTTAAGCAAAAAGAACACCGGTTTGAAAAAATGGAGTGGGGTTGTCACGCTGGCGTTTCTTACTTTTGTGATGATCTACGGTTCATTTAACGCATGGAACCCTACCGTAAGAAACTATACAATTGAGCTTAATAATCCTACAAAAGCAATGCAGGGAGAAGAAGTTAAGCTTTTAATCGCAGCAGACCTCCACCTTGGTGAAGTCATTGGCGTGAGACACTTGGAACGATTTGTGCAGCTCGTCCAAGAAGAACAGCCCGATCTCATCCTCCTTGCAGGAGATATTATCGAGAATAGCTTTTCTCCTTATATGGCTAATAATTTAACAGAAACAATGAAACAGTTAGAAGCTCCACTAGGGGTTTATGTATCTCCGGGAAATCATGACTACTATGGTGGCGATCTCTTCTTATTACGAGATGAGTTTAAAGACATCGGATTTCATTTTTTAATGGATGAAGCCGTAACAGTTAATGATGAATTAACGATTATTGGCCGAAAAGATGAAACGGATGAAAACAGAGAATCAATCTCCTCCTTAATGGAAGCAGTCGATGATTCCCTGCCAGTCATTATGATTGACCATCAACCAAAAGAGATTAGTGAAGCTCACGAATCGGGGGTGGATCTGATTGTTTCAGGGCACACGCATCGAGGCCAGGTGTTTCCTGCAAATCTGATTACAAGCATGATTTATGAAAATGATTGGGGCTACCTACAGCGCGATCAGCTTCATTCATTTACTACATCTGGATTCGGTTTCTGGGGACCGGCAATTCGCATTGGCAGCCGATCCGAAGTGATGTCAGTTACATTTCAATATTAA